Proteins encoded by one window of Nocardia goodfellowii:
- a CDS encoding GPS-CTERM domain-containing protein produces the protein MIRTITVRSAAAVSLTAALLTSTPVVSVLPAQAAPGTAAIQVSASTDLTTGQRITVHGTGFRPGLASIAVGLCKQGFTSGMRDCDLGGGATFVNVADDGTLPTVTLTARPHFNMIDCLRQQCVIAAAPLPGTEPPSVLAANSAEIAVTFTGSQLPAATAAPTVATTASTADIDGPSLPLWSATAALLVVVAGLALADRRRL, from the coding sequence ATGATTCGCACCATCACCGTCCGCTCGGCCGCGGCCGTCTCGCTGACCGCGGCACTTCTCACTTCGACGCCGGTTGTTTCGGTGCTGCCCGCGCAGGCGGCACCCGGCACGGCCGCGATACAGGTGAGCGCCAGTACCGACTTGACCACGGGCCAGCGAATCACCGTGCACGGCACGGGGTTCCGACCCGGACTCGCTTCGATCGCGGTGGGCCTGTGCAAGCAGGGCTTCACCAGCGGAATGCGGGATTGCGATCTCGGCGGTGGCGCGACGTTCGTCAACGTCGCCGACGACGGCACCCTGCCGACCGTCACACTCACCGCCCGCCCGCATTTCAACATGATCGACTGCCTGCGGCAGCAGTGCGTGATCGCCGCCGCGCCGCTGCCCGGCACCGAACCGCCCAGCGTGCTCGCGGCCAACTCCGCCGAGATCGCGGTCACTTTCACCGGATCGCAACTCCCGGCGGCCACGGCCGCCCCCACCGTCGCGACCACCGCGTCCACGGCCGATATCGACGGACCGTCGCTACCGCTGTGGTCGGCGACCGCCGCCCTGCTGGTCGTAGTCGCCGGTCTCGCCCTCGCCGACCGGCGACGGCTGTGA
- a CDS encoding carbon-nitrogen hydrolase family protein: MTRVAAAQLAAGTDVAANLAACLRAIDAAARASAELVVLPEFCNHLSWYDDRAHARRMARTLGDSFLTAVAARAARHGIHVKIGVTLAREDGRITGTSLLFGPDGALLGQADKQILMGAENDYLDAGQADSPVIDTPLGRIGMYACMEGVIYEVTRSLAVRGAQLLLNSLNSFATDEASLHIPVRAAENKVWVVAANKVGPLLPEDQLPAIAKRLGVPPERLHGAGESQIVAPDGTCVAMAPATGEAVIVADIDVVRADAKQRPDGTDVLAARRPELYAPLSDSASGRRAPVGVETITAAIAAPETATIRHLATTGVDLIVLPELAAVPIPELVRALADTSAYAVLTVRDGAAHHGVLVHADGVLGRQPQLHRSARHRWLTAPGDDLAVFELPWGRIALVVGDDALFPETFRLAAVRDADVVAVPCTPSEPWELRLGLPERAAENRLNVVAAGWGPAGLTGALYALSPDFTLWSTWSGPFTGVISHPVVTTVPPGARSVRATLRPAQAVNRAVSKGTDLVDGRPRHRLDAVRAR; the protein is encoded by the coding sequence ATGACCCGAGTCGCCGCCGCACAGCTCGCCGCCGGCACCGACGTCGCGGCCAATCTCGCCGCCTGCCTGCGCGCGATCGACGCCGCCGCCCGGGCGAGCGCCGAACTGGTGGTACTGCCGGAGTTCTGTAACCACCTATCCTGGTACGACGACCGGGCTCATGCCCGGCGAATGGCCCGTACGCTCGGAGATTCCTTCCTCACCGCCGTCGCGGCGCGGGCCGCGCGGCACGGCATCCACGTCAAGATCGGTGTCACACTGGCCCGCGAAGACGGGCGCATCACCGGCACCAGCCTGTTGTTCGGACCGGATGGCGCGCTGCTCGGTCAGGCCGACAAGCAGATCCTGATGGGCGCGGAGAACGACTATCTCGATGCCGGGCAAGCGGATTCGCCGGTCATCGACACACCGCTGGGCCGGATCGGCATGTACGCCTGCATGGAGGGCGTGATCTACGAGGTCACCCGCTCGCTAGCGGTGCGCGGGGCCCAACTGCTGCTCAACAGTCTCAACTCCTTCGCCACCGATGAGGCGAGCCTGCACATCCCGGTGCGCGCCGCGGAGAACAAGGTGTGGGTGGTGGCGGCCAACAAGGTCGGGCCGCTGCTACCGGAGGACCAACTGCCCGCCATCGCGAAAAGGCTCGGCGTACCGCCGGAGCGGTTGCACGGGGCCGGGGAGAGTCAGATCGTCGCACCCGACGGCACCTGCGTGGCCATGGCTCCGGCCACGGGCGAGGCGGTGATCGTCGCCGATATCGATGTCGTGCGAGCCGACGCCAAACAACGGCCGGACGGCACCGACGTGCTGGCCGCGCGCCGCCCGGAACTGTATGCCCCCCTGAGTGATTCAGCCTCCGGCCGCCGAGCGCCCGTAGGTGTAGAGACCATCACCGCGGCGATCGCCGCGCCGGAGACCGCGACGATCCGGCACCTGGCCACCACCGGTGTGGATCTCATCGTCCTGCCGGAGCTGGCGGCGGTGCCGATCCCCGAACTGGTGCGCGCGCTGGCGGACACCTCCGCCTATGCCGTGCTCACCGTCCGCGACGGCGCGGCACATCATGGCGTGCTCGTGCATGCCGACGGTGTCCTAGGTCGACAGCCACAACTACATCGCAGTGCTCGCCATCGGTGGCTCACCGCACCCGGCGACGACCTGGCCGTCTTCGAATTGCCCTGGGGCCGAATCGCACTCGTCGTCGGCGACGACGCCTTGTTTCCCGAGACCTTCCGGCTGGCCGCCGTGCGGGACGCCGACGTGGTGGCCGTGCCCTGCACCCCCTCCGAACCCTGGGAGCTGCGCCTCGGCCTGCCCGAGCGGGCCGCAGAGAATCGCTTGAACGTGGTGGCCGCCGGGTGGGGTCCCGCGGGGCTCACCGGCGCGCTCTACGCGCTCAGCCCGGATTTCACGCTGTGGTCCACCTGGAGCGGCCCGTTCACCGGGGTGATCAGCCACCCGGTGGTGACCACCGTCCCGCCCGGCGCGCGCAGCGTGCGCGCCACCCTCCGTCCCGCGCAGGCGGTGAACCGCGCCGTCTCCAAGGGCACCGACCTCGTCGACGGCCGGCCCCGCCACCGTCTCGACGCCGTGCGCGCGCGGTGA
- a CDS encoding oxidoreductase, translated as MSETVQHVEHLVDTTPRADVTETFQEWRDLLSRLRSRIAERFELTRDPSTADLETYGDPEQGPSGSLAAYSGPEIDWLVHSWIGDPRTGFVNLHLTAWLGPQVQVPHLGSALLLWPEGWFYVDAVPRGDLVGDGDYFDRYYAPNDVPWLTFKEEHPDFSWFTSRTGFIRGSLSPTAYCYSFPPTRPNLEVVDQILTARVEQWLGWVDAADPVPAGEQAELAARDLAVRRNIAERDPANVMGERMFGPELTQRLVRALWGGDRQLPRAGA; from the coding sequence ATGAGTGAAACCGTCCAGCATGTCGAGCACCTGGTCGATACGACCCCGCGCGCCGATGTCACCGAGACCTTCCAGGAATGGCGGGACCTGTTGAGCCGGTTGCGCTCCCGCATCGCCGAGCGCTTCGAGCTCACCCGCGACCCGTCCACCGCGGACCTGGAAACCTATGGTGACCCGGAGCAGGGCCCGTCGGGCAGCCTCGCGGCGTACAGCGGCCCCGAGATCGACTGGCTGGTGCACTCCTGGATAGGCGACCCGCGAACGGGTTTCGTGAATCTGCACCTGACGGCCTGGCTCGGCCCGCAGGTCCAGGTGCCGCATCTGGGCTCCGCGCTGCTGCTGTGGCCGGAGGGCTGGTTCTACGTCGATGCGGTCCCGCGCGGTGACCTGGTGGGTGACGGTGACTACTTCGATCGCTATTACGCACCGAACGACGTGCCCTGGCTGACCTTCAAGGAGGAGCATCCCGACTTCAGCTGGTTCACCAGCCGCACCGGGTTCATCCGCGGCAGCCTCTCGCCCACCGCCTACTGCTATTCGTTCCCGCCGACCCGCCCGAATCTCGAGGTGGTGGACCAGATTCTGACCGCCCGGGTGGAGCAGTGGCTGGGCTGGGTCGACGCGGCCGATCCGGTACCCGCCGGCGAACAGGCCGAACTGGCGGCCCGCGACCTCGCGGTGCGCCGCAATATCGCCGAGCGCGATCCGGCGAATGTCATGGGCGAGCGCATGTTCGGGCCCGAACTCACCCAGCGGCTGGTCCGCGCCCTCTGGGGCGGCGACCGCCAACTACCCAGGGCGGGCGCATGA
- a CDS encoding alpha/beta hydrolase family protein: protein MTGDPKAAAGSTIGPDLNRAALIRSMWWSVRTDGVAPFDTAHLKVYYPALPSGSDAERLTGVFAPDPTRAPYPVVVFLSGVNVGQDSYRRFATAVAATGFVVVTMDRVAELFGGQRGLTPGVDLDAARPDAYGTRPTCPTIGAVLDALIEINELPPLRGALDLARIALGGHSAGGTVVLQSARFFPSVAAVFAWGAHTMVATMLGWAPGTVLPAQVGCPVLLGVGTNDGVIQASADRYGEDGAERPDPVRRTFLEALPQGDHLLAVVPGANHFGIADTDPTAARAFLDGPAETDALAPFARLTSAFLRAHLRGDGAAGTELAEFDQGVRLSRR from the coding sequence ATGACCGGCGATCCGAAGGCGGCGGCCGGCTCGACCATCGGCCCTGACCTGAATCGAGCAGCCCTGATCCGCTCGATGTGGTGGTCGGTCCGGACCGATGGCGTCGCGCCGTTCGATACCGCGCACCTCAAGGTGTACTACCCCGCTCTGCCCTCCGGCAGCGACGCGGAGCGCCTGACCGGCGTCTTCGCCCCGGATCCGACGCGTGCCCCCTATCCGGTGGTGGTGTTCCTCTCCGGCGTCAACGTCGGCCAGGACTCCTACCGCCGGTTCGCCACCGCCGTCGCGGCAACCGGCTTCGTGGTGGTCACCATGGATCGGGTCGCCGAATTGTTCGGCGGTCAGCGCGGTCTCACGCCGGGAGTCGATCTCGACGCCGCCCGCCCGGACGCCTACGGCACCCGCCCTACCTGCCCCACCATCGGCGCGGTACTCGACGCGTTGATCGAAATCAACGAGCTGCCACCGCTACGCGGAGCATTGGACTTGGCGCGCATCGCCTTGGGCGGACATTCGGCAGGCGGCACCGTGGTCTTGCAGTCCGCCCGCTTCTTTCCTTCGGTGGCGGCGGTTTTCGCGTGGGGCGCGCACACGATGGTCGCGACCATGCTGGGCTGGGCTCCCGGTACCGTCCTGCCCGCGCAGGTCGGGTGTCCGGTGCTGCTCGGCGTCGGCACCAACGACGGTGTCATCCAGGCCAGCGCCGACCGCTACGGCGAAGACGGCGCGGAGCGGCCGGATCCGGTGCGGCGCACCTTTCTCGAGGCGCTGCCACAGGGTGATCATCTGCTGGCGGTGGTGCCCGGCGCCAACCATTTCGGTATCGCCGACACCGATCCGACGGCCGCCCGGGCCTTTCTGGACGGCCCGGCCGAGACCGACGCACTGGCACCGTTCGCCCGGCTCACCTCGGCCTTCTTACGGGCGCATCTGCGCGGCGACGGGGCGGCCGGAACCGAACTGGCCGAGTTCGATCAGGGCGTACGGCTGAGCCGGCGATAG
- a CDS encoding aromatic ring-hydroxylating dioxygenase subunit alpha has protein sequence MLKNFWYALEFADKVTREPRKITCVGQDFVVYRTEAGAPVCLSDLCVHRGGALSMGKVTGDCISCPYHGWQYNAEGVCVKIPANAEERKIPRKARVDAYPTVERYGMVWAFLGDLPEAERPPIPELPEHNDPAFRAVQFEMEIAANYERTFENVVDAAHTPFVHGTAFGNPDKPGIPDFRIRQTEWSAEADIQLSPPLPKGLWGLLARRRPRAEYVTVTNAWYLPNIVKLHVRLPMGDLLLYDFNIPLSQERTLVKILGYRNFFTGAWADGNARKRIEKILLQDQPVVENQRPELLPFDLADELHVRSDGLQVAYRRRRLELIKQGWWVGGDDIITGDSPRRKATVIASPVRRDNPELASAWVHKARTGGNPQ, from the coding sequence ATGTTGAAGAACTTCTGGTACGCACTGGAATTCGCGGACAAAGTCACCCGCGAGCCGCGCAAGATCACCTGCGTGGGCCAGGATTTCGTGGTGTACCGCACCGAAGCCGGTGCGCCGGTCTGCCTTTCGGATCTGTGTGTGCACCGCGGCGGCGCGTTGTCCATGGGCAAGGTCACCGGCGACTGTATCTCGTGCCCGTATCACGGCTGGCAGTACAACGCCGAGGGCGTGTGCGTGAAGATTCCCGCGAATGCCGAGGAACGCAAGATTCCACGCAAGGCGCGAGTGGACGCGTATCCGACAGTGGAACGCTATGGCATGGTGTGGGCCTTCCTCGGCGATCTCCCCGAGGCGGAACGGCCGCCGATCCCGGAATTGCCCGAGCACAACGATCCAGCGTTCCGGGCGGTGCAGTTCGAGATGGAGATCGCCGCCAACTACGAGCGCACGTTCGAGAACGTGGTCGACGCCGCGCACACGCCGTTCGTGCACGGCACCGCCTTCGGCAACCCGGACAAGCCGGGGATCCCGGATTTCCGTATCCGGCAGACGGAATGGTCGGCCGAAGCCGATATCCAGCTCAGCCCGCCGCTACCGAAGGGCCTGTGGGGACTGCTGGCCCGGCGGCGGCCACGGGCGGAGTACGTCACCGTCACCAACGCCTGGTACCTGCCCAACATCGTGAAACTGCACGTGCGGCTGCCCATGGGCGACCTGCTGCTCTACGACTTCAATATCCCGCTGTCACAGGAGCGGACGCTGGTCAAGATTCTCGGCTACCGCAACTTCTTCACCGGCGCCTGGGCGGACGGCAATGCCCGCAAACGCATCGAGAAGATCCTGCTGCAGGACCAGCCGGTGGTGGAAAACCAACGCCCGGAGTTGCTTCCGTTCGATCTCGCCGACGAACTGCACGTGCGCAGCGACGGTTTGCAGGTCGCCTATCGCCGCAGGCGTCTGGAACTGATCAAACAGGGCTGGTGGGTCGGCGGTGACGACATCATCACCGGCGACTCCCCACGCCGGAAGGCCACCGTCATCGCTTCCCCGGTCCGCCGCGACAATCCCGAACTGGCCAGTGCCTGGGTGCACAAGGCCCGCACCGGAGGTAATCCGCAATGA
- a CDS encoding SDR family oxidoreductase — translation MRTVVVTGGTRGIGLGMVRALLDGGHRVALCGTDTARVAEVRSRLGDSALVMAADVTERASLQALWDAAVDRFGKVDVWINNAGVSHDRAPLWQLPAEQARAVVETNLLGVLHGSAVAVAGMAAAGGGHVWNMEGLGSDGRTVTGLAAYGASKRGVTYVTKALAKETPAGVSVGLLSPGMVVTDLLTHGYADPDELAKARKVFNILADTVETVAPWLAERAVTHTRNGAHVRWLTTPKVIGRFAMAPVRRRDLFAG, via the coding sequence ATGAGGACCGTGGTGGTGACCGGCGGGACCCGGGGCATCGGACTCGGCATGGTGCGGGCCCTGCTCGACGGCGGGCATCGGGTCGCTTTGTGCGGCACCGACACCGCGCGTGTCGCCGAAGTGCGCTCGCGCCTCGGTGATTCGGCCCTGGTCATGGCCGCCGACGTGACCGAGCGCGCGTCGCTGCAGGCGCTGTGGGACGCCGCGGTCGACCGCTTCGGCAAGGTCGACGTGTGGATCAACAACGCGGGGGTGTCGCACGATCGGGCCCCGCTGTGGCAGCTGCCCGCCGAGCAGGCCCGCGCCGTCGTCGAGACCAATCTCCTGGGCGTGCTGCACGGGTCGGCCGTCGCCGTGGCGGGGATGGCGGCGGCCGGCGGCGGGCACGTGTGGAACATGGAGGGTCTCGGCAGTGACGGCCGCACCGTGACCGGGCTGGCCGCCTACGGCGCCAGCAAGCGTGGTGTCACCTATGTGACCAAGGCGCTGGCCAAGGAAACACCGGCCGGAGTGTCGGTGGGACTGCTGAGCCCCGGCATGGTGGTCACCGACCTGCTCACCCACGGCTACGCCGATCCGGACGAATTGGCCAAGGCCCGCAAGGTGTTCAACATCCTCGCCGACACCGTCGAGACCGTGGCACCGTGGCTGGCCGAGCGCGCTGTCACGCACACCCGCAACGGCGCGCATGTGCGCTGGCTGACCACGCCGAAGGTGATCGGGCGTTTCGCCATGGCGCCGGTGCGCCGCCGAGATCTGTTCGCCGGGTAG
- a CDS encoding maleate cis-trans isomerase family protein, giving the protein MTDALGWRRKFGVIAPSTNTIVEPDFYRMGVPGVTAHFSRIHIRDQNMADDAGMDRLLEQIRAEIGSACERVLTCEPDYMVMGMSAETFWGGVEGNRQFVQQIHDVTGLEVATGAEACRRALELFGARRIGVVTPYQPIGDANVVRFFGELGFEVAAIQGLRCPTAVSIAHVTEDDLRTALLEVNSDNVDALIQCGTNLSMVRLADEAERWLGKPVLAINAATWWMALRDNGIPDRVAGAGSLLRDH; this is encoded by the coding sequence ATGACCGACGCACTGGGCTGGCGGCGCAAATTCGGCGTGATCGCACCCTCCACCAACACCATTGTGGAGCCCGACTTCTATCGGATGGGCGTGCCGGGCGTCACCGCGCATTTCAGCCGCATCCATATCCGCGATCAGAACATGGCCGACGATGCCGGCATGGACCGCCTGCTGGAACAGATTCGCGCCGAAATCGGTTCGGCCTGCGAGCGGGTGCTGACCTGCGAGCCCGACTACATGGTGATGGGTATGTCCGCCGAAACCTTCTGGGGCGGCGTGGAAGGCAACCGGCAGTTCGTCCAGCAGATCCACGATGTCACCGGCCTGGAGGTGGCGACCGGGGCCGAAGCCTGCCGCCGCGCCCTGGAACTGTTCGGTGCCCGGCGCATCGGCGTGGTGACGCCGTACCAGCCGATCGGCGACGCGAACGTGGTCCGCTTCTTCGGCGAACTGGGTTTCGAGGTCGCCGCCATTCAGGGATTGCGCTGTCCCACCGCGGTTTCCATCGCCCACGTCACCGAGGATGACTTGCGCACGGCACTGCTCGAAGTGAACAGCGACAATGTCGACGCCCTCATCCAGTGCGGCACGAATCTGTCCATGGTGCGGCTGGCCGACGAGGCCGAGCGCTGGCTCGGCAAACCGGTGCTCGCCATCAACGCCGCGACGTGGTGGATGGCGCTGCGCGACAACGGCATTCCAGATCGAGTGGCGGGCGCGGGGTCACTGCTGCGCGACCACTGA
- a CDS encoding HpcH/HpaI aldolase/citrate lyase family protein: MRSALYVPGNRPELFDKALAGPADVVLLDLEDGVPLPDKDAARAEVAAWLRGVTRARPAVWVRVNPGELGHQDLRAVAGPMVAAVCLSKTESARQVRAAGAVLSTCEPHPGAIRICALLESAAAILAAFEIASVARVSRLQIGEADLAAELGLTPGPDERELLAIRSQVVLAGAAAGIEPPLGPVRTDFRDLEALRESTIALRRLGFRGRACIHPAQLPVVNEVFTPTADEVERARALVDRFRDAAGGVMLDDSGRMVDEAVVRQARRLLDAL, from the coding sequence ATGAGATCCGCGCTGTACGTGCCGGGCAATCGACCGGAGTTGTTCGACAAGGCGCTGGCCGGACCGGCGGACGTGGTGCTGCTCGATCTCGAGGACGGCGTCCCGCTACCAGACAAGGACGCCGCGCGCGCGGAGGTCGCCGCCTGGCTGCGCGGTGTCACGCGGGCGCGTCCGGCGGTCTGGGTGCGGGTCAATCCGGGCGAGCTCGGCCACCAGGATCTGCGCGCGGTGGCCGGGCCGATGGTCGCGGCCGTCTGTCTGTCGAAGACCGAATCGGCGCGGCAGGTCCGCGCCGCGGGCGCGGTGCTGAGCACGTGCGAGCCCCACCCGGGCGCGATCCGGATCTGCGCTCTGCTCGAGAGTGCGGCGGCGATTCTCGCGGCGTTCGAGATCGCCTCCGTGGCACGCGTTTCCCGGCTCCAGATCGGTGAGGCGGACCTAGCCGCCGAACTCGGCCTCACGCCCGGCCCGGACGAACGCGAACTGCTGGCCATCCGATCGCAGGTGGTGCTGGCCGGCGCCGCGGCGGGTATCGAGCCGCCGCTCGGCCCGGTGCGCACCGACTTCCGCGACCTCGAAGCGCTGCGCGAGTCGACGATCGCCTTGCGCCGCTTGGGGTTCCGGGGTCGCGCCTGCATTCATCCCGCGCAACTGCCGGTGGTCAACGAGGTCTTCACGCCTACCGCGGACGAGGTCGAGCGCGCCCGCGCGCTGGTGGATCGCTTCCGGGACGCCGCCGGGGGCGTGATGCTCGACGACTCCGGCCGCATGGTGGACGAGGCGGTGGTCCGGCAGGCCCGCCGCCTGCTCGACGCCCTATGA
- a CDS encoding alpha/beta hydrolase: protein MTLRRPVLTAVAAALIAVIGTGTTAATTQLSGSVDIRCAASTLHQDADWYLPTAKPTAMVWIQHGFARSNAQIGALARGFAEAGYLVFAPSLPFMQWQGCTLQNLGDNSAFLHNVAELFGTATDPTGALAAGLATAARRNGVPVPELPSELVFLGHSAGAEAVTFVADRIRSTHPQTFIGLRGVILLDPVKSFIGDNIARALTGLDPTGLPILTISAAPALCNSFGVGTAAVQTQLRRPFVGIRLRDGVHTDAEGASSDPLGTLLCGTPTAVNAATLRTLALGWTGDFLTGATAATEPRARALVSTGLAADLLPGS, encoded by the coding sequence ATGACCCTTAGACGCCCGGTTCTGACCGCCGTCGCCGCCGCTCTCATCGCCGTTATCGGCACCGGAACCACCGCCGCCACCACCCAGCTCTCGGGCAGCGTCGATATTCGCTGCGCCGCAAGCACTCTGCACCAGGACGCGGACTGGTACCTTCCCACCGCAAAGCCGACCGCCATGGTGTGGATCCAGCACGGATTCGCCCGGAGCAATGCGCAGATCGGGGCCTTGGCACGCGGTTTCGCCGAAGCCGGCTATCTGGTGTTCGCGCCGAGCCTGCCGTTCATGCAGTGGCAGGGCTGCACCCTGCAGAACCTCGGCGACAACAGCGCCTTCCTGCACAACGTGGCCGAACTGTTCGGCACCGCGACCGATCCCACCGGCGCGCTCGCCGCCGGCCTGGCCACGGCGGCCCGCCGCAACGGCGTGCCGGTCCCGGAGTTGCCCAGCGAGCTGGTCTTTCTCGGGCATTCGGCGGGAGCCGAAGCCGTCACCTTCGTCGCCGACCGGATCCGCAGCACGCATCCGCAGACCTTCATCGGACTGCGCGGGGTCATCCTGCTGGATCCGGTCAAGTCCTTCATCGGCGACAATATCGCCCGCGCGCTGACCGGTTTGGATCCCACCGGCCTGCCCATCCTGACCATCTCGGCGGCGCCCGCGCTGTGCAACAGCTTCGGCGTCGGCACCGCCGCCGTGCAGACGCAGTTGCGCCGCCCGTTCGTGGGCATCCGCCTGCGGGACGGCGTGCACACCGATGCCGAGGGCGCCAGCTCGGACCCGCTGGGCACCCTGCTCTGCGGCACGCCCACCGCGGTGAACGCCGCCACCCTGCGCACCCTCGCCCTCGGCTGGACCGGCGACTTCCTCACGGGTGCGACCGCCGCCACCGAACCTCGCGCCCGCGCCTTGGTGTCCACCGGGCTGGCCGCCGACCTCCTGCCCGGATCCTGA
- a CDS encoding maleate cis-trans isomerase family protein, with protein sequence MTNVVGARAVFGVIVPSTNTVVEHDYWRAGLPGIAYRAGSMYIPNPVMGDDEDFQGLLGQIRASIDTAVRDVLTAEPDRMVMGMSAETFWGGVAGNAAFEQRLRDRSGLPVTTGASSCRAALRELGCRRIAVFSPYQPIADKEVGRFFTEAGFDVAAITGLRCPTAMDIARVGAGRLRSVVAEIDGADVQAIVQVGTNLSFVALADRLEAELGKPVLAINTATLWNALREHGFDDRVDGAGCLLREH encoded by the coding sequence ATGACCAACGTCGTGGGCGCCCGGGCGGTCTTCGGGGTCATCGTTCCCAGTACCAATACCGTTGTCGAGCACGACTATTGGCGGGCCGGGCTTCCGGGCATCGCCTATCGGGCGGGCTCGATGTACATCCCGAATCCGGTGATGGGCGACGATGAGGACTTTCAGGGACTGCTCGGCCAGATCCGCGCGTCCATCGACACCGCGGTGCGTGATGTGCTCACCGCGGAGCCCGATCGTATGGTCATGGGCATGTCGGCCGAAACCTTCTGGGGTGGCGTGGCCGGAAACGCCGCGTTCGAGCAGCGTCTGCGGGACCGTAGTGGTCTGCCGGTCACGACCGGCGCGAGCTCGTGCCGGGCCGCGTTGCGGGAACTGGGGTGCCGTCGCATCGCGGTGTTCTCCCCGTATCAGCCGATCGCGGACAAGGAGGTCGGCCGGTTCTTCACCGAGGCCGGTTTCGACGTCGCCGCGATCACCGGTCTGCGGTGTCCGACGGCGATGGATATCGCCCGGGTCGGTGCCGGACGTCTACGGTCGGTCGTCGCCGAGATCGACGGAGCCGACGTGCAGGCGATCGTCCAGGTCGGCACGAATCTGTCCTTCGTCGCGCTGGCCGACCGGTTGGAGGCGGAGCTGGGCAAGCCGGTCCTCGCGATCAACACCGCTACGCTCTGGAATGCCTTGCGCGAGCACGGTTTCGATGACCGCGTCGACGGCGCGGGCTGTCTACTCCGTGAGCACTGA
- a CDS encoding TetR-like C-terminal domain-containing protein — protein sequence MTRPGRPAGPAADTENIVLTAALELLLTEGAAALTPQRLHAVTGVARTTIYRHWPTPRDFLAALIAVAPHESPEPSGDLAADLHAETDLLCDRLRDKPVAAFLRALVKASSADPSCTELRHRYVNDLLGPFRTALTALGVADVEEAALSVVSPLVVEALLLDRPVERERAHRAVDELLARLGAGSVR from the coding sequence ATGACCAGACCGGGCCGTCCGGCGGGGCCTGCCGCCGACACCGAAAACATCGTGCTGACAGCGGCATTGGAGCTGCTGCTGACCGAGGGGGCGGCCGCGCTGACGCCGCAGCGGCTGCATGCCGTGACCGGGGTCGCGCGGACGACCATCTACCGGCACTGGCCGACGCCGCGCGACTTCCTCGCCGCGCTCATCGCGGTGGCGCCGCACGAATCGCCGGAGCCCAGCGGTGATCTGGCGGCCGACTTGCACGCCGAAACCGATCTGCTCTGTGATCGATTGCGCGACAAGCCCGTTGCGGCGTTCCTGCGGGCGCTGGTCAAGGCCTCCTCGGCCGATCCGTCGTGTACCGAACTGCGGCACCGCTACGTCAACGACCTGCTCGGACCTTTCCGCACCGCACTCACCGCGCTCGGGGTGGCCGACGTGGAGGAGGCGGCCCTGTCCGTCGTTTCTCCGCTGGTGGTCGAAGCACTGCTGCTGGACCGTCCCGTCGAGCGGGAACGCGCCCATCGCGCCGTCGACGAGCTGCTGGCCCGGCTCGGCGCCGGGAGCGTGCGATGA